Genomic DNA from Methanosarcina sp. MTP4:
TCTGAAAGGTTTGTCATTTTGCTTCACTTTAGTTTGTTCATTTTGCCTCACTTTCCGAAGTAACATTTGAACAATCTGCTTGCAAATCCCCTGGCTCTCACCGGCCGAGCCTGCGAGACCGGGTTTTCCAAAAAAGTTAATGGATAAAGGCATTTTAGACAAAAAAGTTCAAATTTGATATTGACTCATTCGCGTTTTCTGTCCTGACATTCGAATATATTCATTTTAGGATAATCAAAAGCGAAAGTCGTGAGTATTTATATCTTTCATTATAATGACGATTTTAACTGCAAATATCATCATTATAATGACGATTTTAACTGCAAATATCATCATTATAATGACGATTTTAACTGCAAATATCATCATTATAATGACGATTATTGCTTGAAACATCGTCATCGTAATGAAGATTACTTAGATGAAAGTGGATTTTTGAGGAACCGGATTAGAGATGGAATGAAAATGCAATAGTTAAGTCCAGGTGTACTGGAAAAAACCTGCAGGCTGCTCTGCAAGCAAGAAGAATTTGAAACTCTTCTACCCTCAGGAATTTAAGTAAAAAGGCTTATTATCAGTATTATGAGGCTCAAAATTATCCTTGAGGAAGACGAAAAAACGGGGGGATTTATTGCCAGCTTTCCTGGCTTTCCTGGCTTTCCTGGCTTTCCTGAATGTTTTTCGCAAGGGGATACGGCAGAAGAAGCAATTGAAAATCTTAAGGAAAGGATTCAGGCCTGCCTGGAATCTCTTGCAGAGGATGAGTTGCAGAAACCCTTTTGAAGTTTAAATTTTTGTGGGCTTAGCTTTTCAGGATCAAAAAATCTCTTCTTACAGATAGAGCAGCTCCATTTGGATTCGGTCAAGGTACAAAACGTCAAAAAGTGTTTTTTATGCTATATATCTAAGAATTATGCTGGATAAATCACTATATAAGGTATTCAAAGTTGTGCATAAAATTCGTTAACCGAATCCAGATGAAGGTTATTTATAGCATTTTTAAGCAAAGAGATAGGGGGGTAATTTTCTGGAAATACCAAAATTTAAAAGATTGCCAAAACATATTGCCATAATACCGGATGGTAATAGAAGATGGGCTCTGGCTAGAGGCCTGGAAAAACATGAAGGATATAAATATGGAATAATTTCCGGCCTGGAAGTATATGACATATGCGTGAAAGCTGGAATAGATGAAGTTACTTTTTTTGGATTTACTCAGGATAACACAAAAAGACCTCAGGTTCAAAGAAAAGCGTTTGTAGATGCCTGTATAAAATCAGTTAAAGAGATTGCTATACGTGATGCCGAACTGCTTGTAGTAGGGAATACTAATTCTGATATATTTCCGAAAGAGTTACTTGCATACACAAAGAAAACTAAAGTTGGAACAGGTAAAATAAAGATAAATTTTTTGATAAATTATGGTTGGCAATGGGATTTAGCGTATGCATTTGATAACTCTTCAGATAATAAAAAATTGCTAGAAAACATTGCATCGGCAGACATCCCAAGAATAGATTTACTTATTCGCTGGGGAGGAAGACGCAGGCTCAGTGGAATGCTCCCAATCCAGACGGTATACTCAGACATATATGTAGTTGATGAAATGTGGCCGGATTTTAAGCCGGAACACCTGTATAATGCAATAGAATTTTATCAGGATCAGGATATTACATTAGGCGGGTAAAAAAAGTCGTTTTGTGTTGTTTGGTTGCTGTTATTTCAAAAACACTGAATGGAGGAAATAGGGGACAATCCTTCCGTGCTTTCCGTGTCTTCCGTGGTTTATAACTTAAGTGTAAATGTTTACGTTCGGACTATATTTCCAAGCAGTATTAAAAAAGGCCGGTCGTCTTCGCCGACCGGTGAGTTCCCGGGCTATCTAAAATTAGCACGTAAACAGAAGGTTTTTTGGATAATCGATAAGACTTTTTGCGTGGGGTTTTTCGAATTGCAGTGGTACGTTTTCCTCTCGATCCCAATTCAGTAAAAATATATTTTTTCGGTCGGCGGGCTGCTTCAATCTGATCAACCTGGGACCGCTTGTTCAGATTAGGTGGTGATTAGGCGATCGAAGTTTGGTTTTCAGACATTAACCTTATCTAACTTCATTCAGGGTCGGTCAGAAATAATATGTAGAATGTGAAATATATTGAGAAGTACAATAAATGAAAGAATTGCAGTCTTAATGTTGACGACGGTTTCAATGCTCTTGTTTGCGGCTACTGCAGGCTCTCAATCAGGGGAAGCTGCATGATTTGTTTTTTTGTAATGTATTAATTGATGTTAAAGTGGGTGAAATTTATGAGTGAAAAATTTCATATTCTTCAATTATTTCCGTCCTTAAAAAAGAAGACAATAATCAGGATTTATCTTTCTATAGGCTGGTTATCAATTGCATTAATTGCGATGACAGCAATTGAAGTGGTTTCATATGCCAATATCAAATATTTCTTCTGGGTATTGCCAGGCTTGCTGCCTTTGCTATATCTGCTCTATGTAAATGGGACGCCAGCACAACTATCGAAAGAAGAAGAGAGAAAAGAAATCCTTCCACTTGTCTTCACTTTTGCCTGTCTGATAATTACTTTTTTTGCAGTGATTTTATTGGGCAATGTCTGAGGTGGCTGTTTATCCTGTCAGTATAGATAATCATAACACAACTCTCAAATGAAGAACTGTAAAATCAAGGGGAGATTAGCAGTTCCCATCCCGCTCTTTTCTCTTCAGGCTGTTCAGCTGTTGAAGTTAGCTTCAAATTACTCAGGAAGGAAAAGCCCTAAATCAAACACCCTTCTTTCCATGGTCGGATTGATATTTTTCGACAGCACGTTTTGAACTATGCCAGGTTTTTCCTATTTTCACCGCGTCCAGGAGCCCCTGCCTTGCACGCAGGCTGAGATATTCCTGGGAATATGGAGTTTCCGGGGCAAGTTCTTTGAGGGGAAGCAGTTCGTCGGATCCGCCGGAGATGGAAAGGTAGAGGGTCAGGCTTTCATCAACGGCTTTTGCAATGAAATTGGCAAAAGGACTGAGGTTTCCAGAATCTGCGGCTCTGAGGGCTTTGTAGTATTTTCCTCTTTCCTCCTTTTTGAGCACTATGGGCGGATAGTTCCTTGCTATCAAATACAGGTTTGTAAGGAGCCGGGCAACCCTGCCGTTCCCGTCGGTAAAAGGATGGATTTCAACAAAGCTGTGGTGCAGGAAGGAAGCTGTTTCAATGGGATGTCTTTTGCTTTTTTTTATGATCTCAGTCAGCTCGTCCATCAGTTTTACTATCTTCGACCTATCAGGCGGGCTCTTTATCGCGCCACTTATCCTTACGTTTGTTGTGCGGTATCTGCCGGCATTATCGAGTATGCCTCCGGTCACAATTTCATGGATTTCCTGAATTGTAACGTTGTTTATTGCTTTCTTATTCTTTGCAAGCTCTTCTATCCGGTCGAAAGCTTTTGCGTTATTGACCGCTTCAAGGTGCTCAAGCACCGATTTCCCACCAATTGTCAGCCCCTCTTCCAGGACGAGTTTTGTTTCCGAGAGTGTGAGTGTATTTCCTTCTATCGCATTGGAGTGATATGTATGCACCAGCCTCATCTCTTCATGCAACCTTCCCAGAGCATCCGCTGGAAGGGGGCGCATGGAGTTGAGCCGCTTCATTTTTTCATCAATACGTGCAAGAAGTTCTTCTCGAATCAGGGATATATCGGTATCGGACATAATTTGTCATATCCGATATTGGTCCCACGCTATATATCGGTATCGGCATTTTTTGAATCAATCCGATATTGAAGTTTTTTCCCGATTTAATGAAAGTATACTTTTTTGGCATTGGCACTGGCAGTGATTATGAAATTTAACTGTAAGGTACGGAAGTTTTACCTGAATCGCATGAGTATCGTTATCGGTTAAATATTGAGTAATCCGATATAACTCGTGATTCTTGCAGCTTTAGAAGGAGCACTTTGCAGGACCTTTTTCAGATTACTCGATTTTATTACTTTGCTCTCCTTGCTAAAAAAGTAGAACTGTCTCCGAGATGAATTCTAAATTCGCCTTCCAGTACATCTTTTTCTTTTATCCTGACCCAACCACTACCTAAAGCGTGGTCGCACTCATCATTTCCTTCCCAGGTGAATTCAAACCTTTTGCCCTCAGCATAATCAACAATCCTGCCGTCGATATAACCATAAACCAGACCAAATTGAAAATGTCCCAGGTTGTCTGGCTCTATCATAATATAAGCCTGAACTTCCATATTGAAATACTCTTCATCCCACATTTCCATCTCATAAATGTGCCATGTCCCCGTGAAGTCCATACTTTTTACTTTCCTTGCTTGTATAAGAAACATCGCTACACATCTCATGAAATTGAATCTTTTGGAGAGCGTCACCCGGATATTTTTCAGTGGAGCCTTTAAAAGCGGACTGCTTATTCGAAACGAAAATCCCCCTCGTGGCCAATCCTGTAAAAATATATTTTTTCGGTTGGTGGGCTGCTTCAATCTGATCCAGAATTCGTACCAGGTTATTTTTCAAACTGATGCAGTCTTCACCATCTTTATCGCGCAGAACAATAAACTTATATTCAACACCTCCGCAATCTTTCCAAGCTCTGAGTTTTTTTGGAGAAGCCCTGGAGTCTTTTGATAAAGAAATGCAACTGGGATTTGAAAATGAAAACTCCTAGACTGAAAAAGGAAACTCATTTGAGGACCTTAAGGAATATGAAGAGGCCATAGGGGCTTACGATACGGTCCTTGAATTCAACTGCAGGTGCAGGGAGGCCTGGAGCCGGAAAGCAAAAGTGCTGGGTGAACTTGGAAGGTTCGAGGAGGCTGAGAAATGCATTGAGAGGTGTTCCGATCTCGAGGGCCTGGATATTTGAAAAAACTCGTTTTACTGGAAAAGCACCAGCTATTTTTATATACCCGTGCTAATATTACATAGGCCAGGCTCTCGATATCCGGCCGAAATACCCTAAGGCAAAGTACGTCATACAGTGGATTCAATTTTTAGAATTTTCAGGATTTTTAAAACATTTGACCTGGCTTCTGGAGTGTGCCAAAAATGGCTAAAAGAAAATCAATAAAAAAGAAAGTAAACAGGGAAGAACTGGCTAAAGAGAAATTCTTTAAATTAAATAAGAAATCCGATGAAAATGACGCCAGTGTCTGGTTCAAAAGGGGTATGGACGTCAGCGACCCGGAGAAAAAACTTGCATGTTTCAAACGGGCCTACAAACTTAATCCAAAATTTGAAGACCTCCTGTTTCAAATGGCCGAAGTTTTATTCCAGGCAGGGAAGAAAGATGAAGCTTTCGAATTATTTGACATGATCTTTGCCATTAACCCGGACTCTGAGAATGCTTTTTTGAATAAAGGAGCCTTTCTATTCGAAGATGGAAGGGATGAAGAAGCTCTTGAACTCTACGCCCGGGCCGTTATCCTTTACCCGGAAAATGATTGGATGTGGGTTAATAGAGGAAATTCTTTTTCGAGGCTGGAAAACTATGAAAAAGCTCTTGAATGTTATACCAGAGCTCTCGAAATTGACCCTAAAGCTGCAGAAACCTGGTTTTCCAGAGCCGGAGTATTGAACACTCTGGACAGGAATGAGGAGGCCATAGAAGCCTATGATAGAGGCCTGGCCCTCAACAAAAAAATCTTTGAGGCCTGGCATGGGAAAGGAGCAGCTTTACAGAAACTTAAAAGGTACGAGGAAGCCCTCGAAGCCTATGAAAAGGCCCTTAAATTGAATCCCAAACTTGCAAATCTCTGGATTTCAAAAGCAGATATGCTGCAGATGCTTGAAAGAGATCCTGAATCCCTTAAAGCTTATTACAAAGCCCTTGAAATAGAGCCTGATAATTTTTATTCCCTGCTAGCCAGCGCCCGAATACTAATGAGATATTCAAAGTTTCAGGACGCACTGAACTATGCCGACGCTGCCCTGAAGTGCTCTCCGAAGTCCCTTGAGGCTCTCAAGATAAAAGGAGACGCCAACTATTTCCTTGGCAGGCACAGGCGAGCTCTTCAGGCCTTCAACAAAATTCTGGCCATCAGCCCGAAAGACCCGGAAATCTGGATTTCGAAAGGGTGTGCGGCCAATTATTCCGGAAGCTTTGAAGAGGCAATAGAATCCTTCGACATGGCTTTTGCCCTTGGTTCCGAAACTTCCAGTGCCCGGGCTCAGCGTGGATATTCCTTTCAGGAACTTAGAAAATATGGGGAAGCAATTGAGAACTATGATCGGGCACTTACTTTGGACCCTGAAAATCTGAAAATCTGGAACTCAAAGGGTGTTGTTTACTCATATCTCAAGGAATACGAAAAATCATTCGAATGTTTTGATAAGCTTCTGGCCATACGTCCTGATGATTTTTCTGCCCTGAACAACAAGGGAACGGTTTTGTATGATCTGGAAATGTATGAGGAAGCTCTCGAATGCTTTAACAGGGCTTTCGAAATAAACCCCAATTTCCGAGAAGCAAAAAAGAATAGGCAGATTACAACCGGAATCCTGAAGGAAAAAAAGACTTCCTGATCGGAGGTCAACTACCCCATCACTGAACAGGCTGTGTAGCTACTGGCTCCACCCGGATCAAGGTAGAGAAATATCCATAAGGCCATTGAAATGCATGTCCAGGGCCTGCTGGAAGACAATTTGCCAATTCCGGAATCGGAATCCTTTGCCGAGTATGTGGCTATTGCTGAGAAATCCTCCACCAGTTCAGAAGTTGTGTAAATCCCATTTTTTTAAATATATATTTTTACGGTTGGCGGGCTGCTTCAATCTGCCCCTCCCCACCCTCTGCCTGTCCGAATTCGAGCGATCGAAGTCCCCCGGCAACGTACATTTAAGAAGCAGCAGTCTCCCCCCGCACATTTTTCTCACCCGAGTTTCGCTTCCCGAGTTTCGCTTCGGGAGAACGAGGTCCGTTTCGCTTTGCTCAAGCGGACTGATTATTTATCTCAACTTGGCAACCTGATCTCTTATACTGACTCCTTCGGGGCTGCTTTTAGATAATCAATATCTTTTTTGGCGTGGGGTGGTTTTTCTCAATCATTGAGGGCTTTTTCGACCCCAAATCAATTAAAATATATTTTTTCTGTTGGCGGTCACTTCAATCTCCCTCGCATCCGCTTGTCCGAATTTGGGCGAACGAAACCCCGGCAACGTACAGTTAAGAAGCAGCAATTCCCCTCCCGCCTATTTTCTCCCTCCTGTCCTCGATCGTTTTCCTTCGGGGCTGCTTTTAGAAAATCAATACGACCTTTTACGTGGGATGTTTTTCGAATAGCAGTGGTATGTTTTTCCTCTCGATCCTAATTCAGTTAAAATATATTTCTTTGCTTACCGGTGGCTCTGGAAATTTAGTCCTTAATCTCCTTCACAAATACCTCTCCAATAGAATTGAGTGGAAATGGGAGGCACAGGGAGTATACAAATACATTTAAGGTTGGAAAACCAAATTGGTAATTAGGTGGTACTTTTGGGCGATGCTATTGAATATGTAAAAATCCCCAGAAAAATCTTTGAACCCATTAGCGATATGGTAAAAGTAGGCCTGTATAAAGATGAACAGGAGGCTTTGAAACGGCTTGTGCATGACCAGGCCGAACAAAAGATGGATTACTATGGCAAAATGATAGCAGAAATGGAAAAGAAATACGGCATGGACTTTTCTGCTTTTGAAAAAAGAATCCATTCGAGAACAGGTGAAGAAGACTTTGAAGAATGGGATGATTTCATAATCTGGGAAAGCTACGTCAAAGCAGCAAGGTACTGGGAACAGTTCCTATGACAATAAGCAAAGCTTTTTCTGCTCTTTCTTCCAGCGAGATTGTACTAGAATTAAACGTAATCAAAGCAATAGTTGAACCTCCGGTCCAGGCCCTGAAAGCAAGAGCGACTCTCAAAGGTGGTTACGTATTGCAGATTAATGAGAGTATAAGCCCAGACTTCAGACGATATTCCTATCACCTTCAAAAAGGGGATGAAATGGTAAGACGATGGGACAATTCCCCTCACTGGAATGATCTGAAAACATTTCCATACCATGTCCATCTAGGAAACGAAGCAGAACCCAAAGAATCTCCCGAAGTTTTTATAGAAGACGTTCTATGGGAAGTGAAAAAACTGCTGAGTTCAAATCTCTGACTACCAATTATTTTTCATAGTACTCGCTAATGATCGGCTTCCAGAAAGGATCTTACCGCTTACATTCTTCTTTTCATCGCTTTGTGAGAAAGTCTTATGCAATTTTAAAGCAAATTGAAATATATTTTTTCTGTCAGCGGGATGCTTCAATCTGCCCCTCCCCCGCATATCCACCTGTCTGAATTCGAGCGATCGAAAACCCCGCAACGTACATTTAAGCAGCAGCAGTTCCACCCAAGTTTCGCTTCGGGATCACAGTAAATCGAAGATTTACTGGGAGTTACACTGCAAGTGCAACAGCACGAGGTCCGTTTCGCTTCGCTCAAGCGGACTGATAATTTATCTCAACTTGACAACCTGATCTCTTATACTGACTCCCTCGAGGCTGCTTTTATATAATCAATATCTTTTTTGACGTGGGGTGGTTTTCCTCAATCATTGAGGGCTTTTCCGACCCCAAATCAATTAAAATATATTTTTGCTGTTGGCGGTCACTTCAATCTTATACCCCGCATCCGCCTGTCCGAATTCGAGCGATCGAACCCTCCAGCAACGTACAGCTAAGAGCAGCAGTTGCCATCCCGCCCATTTTTATCCTCCCTCTCCTTTTCCGACTCCCTGTGGGCTGTTTTTGGATAAGCAATATATTTTTGGCGAGGGGTGGCTGCTTTCAAATTATAGTGGTAGGTTTTTCAAGCAATTCTGGTTTCAGGACATGTCAGAAAATGGGTTGTTATTTCTTATTCAAGTCATGCCTGGAAAGAGTTCTCTCATTTGAGAGAGTTTACTTATGCAATTATAGATATATTTATATATTTTAAGTGCGATGTATGTGTGTTGAAAATCAAGAGACGTATAATAATCTGTTGTTAAAAACCAATTTTTGTTTTTAATCAAAGAGTTCTATACAATCTTATTTTTAAACTATTTACTAACAACTAAAACCAAGGTGAAACAAAAATGTTTAATGACAGATCCAGAGGAAATAATAATTTCGGCGCTCCCAGAGAAATGCACAAGGCAACCTGTTCAGACTGCAAAGCTGAAACAGAGGTACCTTTCAAGCCTGACCCGGAAAGACCGGTTTACTGCAGAGAGTGTCTTCCCAACCACAGGACACCCAGAGAAAACAGGTATTAAGTATCATTTGTGTAACTGAGTTTACACCAATACTTATTTCTTTTCCACTTTTTTTAAATAAATCCCGGATCCGGAACATAATTTTTTCTTAACCCGTGAGCTTTTGCAGCGTTCGGAAGTAGCACTTTGCATGGCAGATCATATTTAAGCTGCGTCGAGATATCTTCATCCTGGCTATTTTAGAGCATCAATCAGATTTTTGGCATGGGGTGTTTTCCTGAATTTTGGAGAGTTTTCCCGACCCCAAATCAATTAAAATATATTTTTGCTGTCGGCGGTCACTTCAATCCGATTCCCCGAATCCACCTGTCCGAATTTGAGCGATCGAAACCCCCGGCAATGTTTATTTAAAAGCAGCAGTTCCACCCGAGTTTCGCTTCGGGATCACAGAAAATCAGAGATTTTCGGGGAGTTGCACTGCAAGTGCAACAGCACGAGGTCCGTTTCGCTTCGCTCAAGCGGACTGATACTTTTTCTTAACCTGGTAACCTGATACTCTCTCTCGACTCCCTCGAGGCTGCTTTTAGATAATCAATATCTTTTTTGATGTGGGGTGGTTTTTGATTGCAGTGTTAAGTTTTTCCTTTCGACCCCTATTAAGTTAAAATATATTTTTTCGGTCGGAGGGCTGCTTCAATCATCCCTGAATCCTTTTTAAGAAACCTGAAAAATCGACAACTAAAAACTTTATTTCACTTCTCCACAGAATCTATATAAGATTTAAACAGCATAAAACTAGATATACCATTTTCGGACAGGTGTAATCATGCTTATCCAGTATATCCAGGCAGCCCTTGAAAAAGCTGGATACGAAATAATTGATGATGAGGAACCCTATTACGGGGAGGTTCCCGAACTTGAAGGTGTATGGGCTACCGGCGAGACCCTTGAAGAATGCCGCAGAAACCTGGAAGAAGTCATCGATGAATGGATTATTTTCAGGTTGAGGAATGGACTGCCTCTACCCCGGATCGGAGAACATATTATCAAAGAACCGGGAAACATAGTGGTGGAAAATAAAAGTGCGTGAGGTTATAAAACTCCTCGAAGCCGACGGCTGGTATCTGGTCGCTACGAGAGGTAGTCACCGACAATATAAGCACCCGACCAAACCAGGAAGGGTAACAATCGCGGGTCATAGCCGAGAAGATCTTGCACCAGGCACATTAAACAGCATATTAAAGCAAGCTCAGTTGAAAATGGAGGATTGACAATGTACCGTTTCCTTGTTGTGATCGAAAAAGCAAACAACAATTATTCAGCGTATTCCCCTGACCTTCCGGGCTGTGTAGCAACCGGCTCCACCCGGGCTGAGGTAGAACAAAATATCCATGAGGCTATTGAAATGCATGTCCAGGGACTGCTGGAAGACAATTTGCCAATTCCGGAATCGGAATCCTTTGCTGAGTATGTGGCTGTTGCTGAAAAACCTTCCACCAGTTCAGAAGCTGTGTGAATCCCAATTCTGTATTAATATATTTTTTCGGTTGGCGGGTTGCTTCAATCCGCCCCTCCCCGCCTCCGCCTGTCCGAATTCGAGCGATCGAAAAAAAGAAATCTTGATCAATTCGATACATAAGGCCTGAAAAAATGCCTTTTCAAAATTTTTTCAACCTTGTTTAAATGCATAATTCATTGTTTCCTTATACCCTGCCTTACATATTTGAGTACCGATTGAAATATTATATTTTCCAGTTCACCTATCTTTTTTATACATTGTTTGTATAGTAACTGTATCAAGCTCTTAATATACTTACTTTGAAGTTTTCAGAAGGTGTTGGGATAACTTTAGATGAGGCGAATAATGGTGATTCAAGGCTTAAACTAAAGCATATGTTGCTTTTATTTTTCCTAGCTGCAATCTTTTTTCCTGAGTTTGTCGTTCCACTCTTAATTTTATTTTTACTTTCGCTGGTTTTTCTTAAAAAAGATCATCTCGCAGATTATTCGAGCTATGTATATAAAATTTTGAGATCCGAGAAGGAAAGCATAAGTGAAGAAGCAAAAGAAAATATTGAAAAAACTATTTTAGACTTGTGCAAAAGTTACGAATCATACAAAATAAGAAAGGAGACTTACTTAACTTATCATGAGAAGGAAAAATTAATCAACGCCTGCAAGAGTTGTTTAGGTAACTGTTCTATTTATACGCATAAAAGTAGACTTTTAGATGAGCCTTCTAAAGACTTTATCGGTAGATCAGTGGAGCAACTAACCTGTTTATTGAATGAACTTAAGGCACATGACAATGAGGATTTCATACAGGAAAGAATCCAAAAATACGACACTTTGTTTCAGAAGTCTCCTTTTCCTCTGGACGACTCACAAAAAAGATCCATAGTAATTGACGATACACATAATTTAGTTGTAGCAGGTGCTGGTTCTGGAAAAACCGAAGTCCTGATTACCAGAGCTGCTTACCTCACGGAAAGGGCCCCTGATGGGGTTGACTCTAAAAAAATACTTATTCTTGCGTTTCAGAATAAAGCGGCTGGAGAAGTTAGAAAGAGACTTGGTGAAAGGTTCGGGATTGATGCTATAGAAGTCAGGACTTTTCATTCATTGGGAAAGAAAATTCTTGAAGACGCCTGTAAAAACTCAGGTAAAGAGACCCCCGAATTAAAATTTTCTGGCTACAATTTTGAAAGAGAATTTTCCAGCCATGTAAATTCCCTATTCAGTCTTAAAAAAACGGACGGGAATTTCCAGAAGAAAATTATGAATTACATGAAACGTTACCATGATAATGAGATAGTCAAGAGTAAAGATGATTTCGAAGAAAAAGAAGAATTTTACAAATACATGAAGGGTCTAACGTATACGGCTCTTGACGGCACTAAGGTCAAAAGTGAGGCTGAAAGGGCTATACTGAACTTTTTCCTGAGTCACAACTTAAACGGAGAAAGGATAAGGGTATTTTACGAAAATCCTGCGGAATGGATGGCTTATACCGATTCCAACGGCGATAAAAAAGTCCCAAGACCTGATTTTTTCTTTCCGGATTATGACATATACCTTGAACATTGGGCAATAGACAGAGATGGCAATGTGCCGGATTGGTTTGAGGGTGAAAATGCATCTGAAGAATACAGAAAAGGCATGGCGAAAAAAATTGAGAAATTTTCACAGCAGGAAAAGTATTCTCTTGTTGAAACCAGGCATTACGAATTCAAAGAAACTGATTTTGAGAAATCTTTGACCGAAAAGATGACAATTGCTTTAAAGGCAAAGTACCCGGATAAAGATTTTGAGTTCACCCCTGCTCCGTATGAGCAAATTGTTAATAGATTGAGTGCTGAATGCAGGGAATCTGTCAAAGGTCTTTCTTTCAATATTGGTCGATTTATAACAATTGCTAAAACGTATAACGTGTCCCCGAAAAAGATTGAGCAAAGGCTCTTAAATGGGAGATGGTCTGCAAAACAAAAAAGGTTTGCAAGCATCGCTTTAGATATTTATGAAACTTATGATAATGAATTAAGAAATGAAAACAAAATTGATTTTTCTGATATGATCAATCTTGCTGTGAAAGAACTAAAAGAAGACAGGGAATTATACAAAAACTCTTTTGACCAGATTTTAATTGATGAATATCAGGACATAAGTGCTCAAAGATATGAACTTATACGTGAACTTATGAATAAAAATGAAGGGTGTAAGCTATTTTGCGTGGGAGACGATTGGCAGAGCATAATGGGTTTTTCAGGGTCCAACCTTGATTTTTTCGTCAACTTCCATGAATACTTCGATCATCCTGCAAGGACTGACCTTTCTATAAATTATAGGAGCTGTAAGTCTATCGTGAACACTGGGGCTGAAATTATAGTACACAATAAGGGTTCACAGATCGAAAAAGAAACCTTTGCTAAAAATAATGATGAAACTCCCATCAGGGTCTACACCTCAGGTTATGGTCGCAGGTCCTCATACAGGTACTATTCCCAAATTACCACGCATTGTGTCGATTTAATAAAGTGTTATCTTGATGAAGGTTATGAGCCAAAAGACATTTTACTTCTATCCAGAATTGGAAAAAATATAATGATGCAGAATAAGTTAAGGGAACATGCCGAAAAGTTGAATGTTCCTATTTCTTTTGATGGAAGCAAAAACCCGAATAAAGTACCCTTCATGACGGTTCACAGAAGCAAAGGTTTGCAAGCAAAGGTTGTTTTTCTGCTGAATGTGGTGGAAGACCTGTACGGCTTCCCCTGTGAATTAGAAAACCCTGACATTTTTGGACCCGCAACTCTTTCAAGTAAAAAAGGTAGATACGAGGAGGAAAGAAGACTTTTT
This window encodes:
- a CDS encoding UvrD-helicase domain-containing protein; the protein is MKFSEGVGITLDEANNGDSRLKLKHMLLLFFLAAIFFPEFVVPLLILFLLSLVFLKKDHLADYSSYVYKILRSEKESISEEAKENIEKTILDLCKSYESYKIRKETYLTYHEKEKLINACKSCLGNCSIYTHKSRLLDEPSKDFIGRSVEQLTCLLNELKAHDNEDFIQERIQKYDTLFQKSPFPLDDSQKRSIVIDDTHNLVVAGAGSGKTEVLITRAAYLTERAPDGVDSKKILILAFQNKAAGEVRKRLGERFGIDAIEVRTFHSLGKKILEDACKNSGKETPELKFSGYNFEREFSSHVNSLFSLKKTDGNFQKKIMNYMKRYHDNEIVKSKDDFEEKEEFYKYMKGLTYTALDGTKVKSEAERAILNFFLSHNLNGERIRVFYENPAEWMAYTDSNGDKKVPRPDFFFPDYDIYLEHWAIDRDGNVPDWFEGENASEEYRKGMAKKIEKFSQQEKYSLVETRHYEFKETDFEKSLTEKMTIALKAKYPDKDFEFTPAPYEQIVNRLSAECRESVKGLSFNIGRFITIAKTYNVSPKKIEQRLLNGRWSAKQKRFASIALDIYETYDNELRNENKIDFSDMINLAVKELKEDRELYKNSFDQILIDEYQDISAQRYELIRELMNKNEGCKLFCVGDDWQSIMGFSGSNLDFFVNFHEYFDHPARTDLSINYRSCKSIVNTGAEIIVHNKGSQIEKETFAKNNDETPIRVYTSGYGRRSSYRYYSQITTHCVDLIKCYLDEGYEPKDILLLSRIGKNIMMQNKLREHAEKLNVPISFDGSKNPNKVPFMTVHRSKGLQAKVVFLLNVVEDLYGFPCELENPDIFGPATLSSKKGRYEEERRLFYVGVTRAMSDLIIYTRKDSVSKFINEIENKVTVCELK